The following is a genomic window from bacterium.
CTGTCTTCTCAAACTCTTCAATCCTCTTGATGGCCTCCTTAGCCAGTTTTGCACATTTAGTATCAGGATACTTAATCACAATCTCCTGATAGCCTGATATGGCTTTTATTATTTCACCCTTGTTCTCCATGTCCTGCGCGCAGTTAAATAAGGTTTCTATTTTCTCTTCATCGATTTTCTTTTTAACATATGTAATCTTTGTCCTGGCATTATCTGCGGCAAGAGTTACAGGATAGTTATCGATAATCTTCTGATAATACATCATGGACTGGCTGTATTGTTTCTCCTTGGCTAATCTATCCCCTTTGGAGAAGAGCTGTTCAATTTCATCCTGTTCTTTGGCCTGATAGCTTAAGGCAGAAGAAGGAGAAATGGAAGGTTTCAATGTCTGCCTTGAAAACCTTTTGCCTAAGATAACACCAACTATGGCAATTATTATCACCGAAAATACAATGATAAGTAATTTACGTCTTCCTTTTTTCTGAGTCGACACTTCAGAGGAAGTACTAATAGGACTGGGATGAAAAGCACCCACTCGATATTTGTTTATATCTTCAAGTATTTCAGTGGCTGTTTGATATCTGTAGTTTAGATCCTTTATCAAGCATTTTCTAACAATAAATTCTACTTCCCATGGGAGGTCAGGATTTACCTCCGGTACAGGCTTAGCCTCTACATTTATATGCTGATGCATAACTCCGTACGGGGTCTCCGCCTTGAAAGGAACCTCTCCTGTCAACATCTCATAAAGAACTATACCAAGAGAGTAAATGTCGGAGCGGGAATCTATTTTCTCTCCTTTAGCCTGCTCCGGAGACATATACTCCGGCGTACCCATAATGGTTCCTGTAAGTGTGATGCTCTCAGATTCCACAGCTTTAGCTATGCCAAAATCAGTTACTTTCACATGACCATTGTTATCTATCATTATATTTCCCGATTTTATATCGCGATGAATTACCCTCTCTTTGTGAGCACATTCCAAAGCCTCAGCAACCTGAAAAGTGATGCTTAAAGCATCCTCACAGGAAAGCGCTCCCCGTTGTTTTATAATCTCGGTCAAAGTCTGTCCCTTGATAAGTTCCATGGCAAAGTAATACATTCCCTTGTGCTCACCAATGTCGTAGATTTGAACAATCCGGGCATGATTTAATTTTGCTACTGCTTTAGCCTCGCGCTGGAACCTCTCCACAAGGTCTTTGTCTTTAGACAAATGAAATGGAAGAATTTTTATAGCTACATGCCTGTTGAGAGACTCTTGATAGGCTTCATAGACAGTGCCCATCCCTCCGCTTCCTAATTCTCTGATTATCTTGTATTGTCCGATTTTTTGCCCGATCATACTCCCAGTCCCTCCGTCAAAAAGAATTCTTTACTTTTTCAAGCTGTCTTACATTTCAATTCCTAGAATATGATAGATTGTCTCTCACTAAAAATCAAGTAAGGCGGAGAGGGAGGGATTCGAACCCCCGGTCCCGAAAAATCAGGACAACAGATTTCGAGTCTGCCGCTTTCAACCGGACTCAGCCACCTCTCCAGGATAAATACTGATAGCTTGTAACTGTCAGCTATTAGCTATTTAACACAACTTTATTAAAAATAGCCATCAAAAAAAATCTAATTTGTGATTTCTTGACTTAACTCACTATCTCATGCTAAGATTTAACGTATGCAAAAGACTATTCTTTTCGTTTGTACAGGGAACAGCTGCCGTAGTATTATGGCTGAGGGACTACTTAAAAAGATGCTTTCTGAAAAAGGAGTTGAAGAATACAGTAAGTATAAAATTATCTCTGCTGGAACTCATACAGTTGAAGGATTCCCTCCAGTTCACCTGACACAGAAGATTATGACTGAGCGAGACATAGATGTATCTTCATACAGGTCAAATAGACTAACTGAGGAAACAGTAAATAAAGCTGACCTTGTTCTGGTAATGACTCAGAAACATAAAGACGAGGTATTTCATACCTATTCAGAAAAGACAGGGAAGATATTTCTACTAAAAGAATTTGCAGAAATAGAGGATAAGAATCCAGATATAGCAGATCCTATCGGATTATCCTACGATGCATATAAATACTGTATGGAAGAAATAGAGAAATGTTTAATAAAGGTTATAAAAAAGATTGAATAACAAGGATAAGGTCGCAATAGCTGCTGATCACGGTGGATGGCACTTAAAAGAAATACTCAAGCCCTTTTTGGAAGGTTTGGGTTATAAGTATGCTGATTTTGGCACATCGTCTGAAAAAGCCGTTGACTATCCGGATTTTGCATTAGTGCTGGCTGAAGCGGTGAGAGCAGGTAAATATAAAAAGGGTATATTGATATGTGGAACTGGTTTGGGCATGTCTATGTCAGCTAATAAGATTCCGGGAATCAGGGCAGCTCTATGTAATGATACATTTACTGCAAGGATGAGCAGGGAGCATAATGACGCAAATATTTTAACAATTGGGGGACGAGTGGTTAAAGAAAATTTAGCAAAAGAAATAGTTAAAGTATGGCTCCAGACAAAATTCAGTAATGCTCCTCGTCATAAGCAAAGAATAAAAAAAATCAAAGAAATTGAAAGCAAATACATGAGGATTTCAAAAAAGTAATATGAGTAATTTAAAAACAACTGATCCAGAAGTAGCAAAAGCAATCTATGATGAAACAAAAAGAGAATCTTCAAACCTTGAGCTTATTGCATCAGAGAATTTCGTGAGCGATGCTGTGCTTGAGGCTCAGGGCTCAATAATGACCAATAAATACGCAGAAGGCTATCCTCATAAAAGATACTATGGCGGATGCGAATTTGTTGATGTTGTTGAGAATTTGGCTATAAAAAGAGCAAAAGAGATTTTTGGAGCTGACCATGCAAACGTGCAGCCGCATTCCGGTTCACAGGCAAATATGGCGGTTTATTTTTCCATGTTGGATATGGGAGATACAATTCTAGGTATGGACTTAAGCCATGGTGGACATTTAACACACGGTAGTCCGGTAAACTTTTCAGGAAAATATTTTAATATTATCTCTTACGGAGTGAGTAAGAAAACAGAAACAATAGACTATGAATATGTAGAAAAATTGGCACTTGAAGAGAAACCTAAATTGATAATTGCAGGCGCTAGTGCTTATCCTCGCATAATAGATTTCGCAGCATTCAGAAAGATTGCAGATAAAGTAAATGCGTATCTTATGGTGGATATGGCTCATTTTGCAGGACTTGTTGCAGCAAAAATTTATCCAAGCCCTATTCCATACGCTGATTTTGTTACCACCACTACACATAAAACATTAAGAGGTCCACGCGGAGGTATGATTTTATGCAAGGGAAAATATGCAAAGCAAATAGACAAAATGATTTTTCCTGGTATTCAGGGGGGCCCCCTGATGCATGTCATAGCTGCTAAAGCTGTTGCATTCAAGGAAGCCATGGCAGAAGGATTTAATGACTATCAGAAACAGATCGTAAGAAATGCCAAGGCACTTGCCTCAGAACTGAATAAAAGAGACTTTCGGCTTGTTTCCGGTGGAACAGATACTCATCTTATACTACTGGATTTAACTAATAAATGTATCTCAGGCAAGGACGCAGAGAAGGCATTAGATGTTGCCGGAATAACAGTAAATAAAAATGCTATTCCATTTGATAAGCAAAGCCCATTTATTACGAGTGGAATAAGAATAGGAACTCCTGCTGTAACTACAAGAGGTATGAAAGAGCCCGAAATGAAGTTCATTGCAGAAATGATAACAAAGGTGCTTACGAATATTAATGATATAGATAATCTTAAACAGACCTTATCAATAGTGACCAGTCTCTGCAATCAATTCCCTTTGTATGCCAACAAACTCTAAAAAGTTAAAATTCCTGACACTTACCTCAGCAATTAGTATCATATTCATGGTTCTTGTAATTTTAAATATTCTTCCATTGGGTATTAAGCACGAATGGGCTTGGAAATATTCACATCCAGAGAATTTTGATGGGCTCTGGTTTTCAGTGCTTATTTCCTCTGTTTTTCTTCTGCTGTCTTATAAGTCGATCGGTTATAAAAAATTAGCAGGTTCCAAACCCCCAATAGAATTTCTCTCTATAGTCCTTATATGTCTTTTCAGCTACCTTTTTAACATTGCCATTTGTTACTTAAGCCCAGCAGGCTTCTATAATCTAATTTTGACTATTATAAGTCCATGGGCAACCAGCTATTTCAATGTTGCTGTTGGGATTAGAGATATTAGTTATTGGTTAAGCAATTTTCATACTTTTATTGAATATGCTCCCTTACATGCCAGAGTACATCCTCCAGGAAATATATTGTTTTTCTGGTGGATAATTCACATATTTAATAATTTATCCATCCTAACAGATTCTTTTCTAAGTATGGTAAAGAGCACCACTCTAGATCCATTACCTGTGTTTTCAATTATTGGGAATACTTTCCGTCATTCCTTCAACAATGCTGAAAAAGCCGCATCAGTATTTCTGTCGTTATTTTTGCCATTTCTTAAGTGTGTTGTGATTATTCCTATATATTATTTAGGGAAACTTATATATGATAAAAAAACATCTTTAATTGCAGTATGTTTTTACGCAGCTATTCCTGCACTTAATTTATTTACACCTGGAATGGACCAGACATATACTCTGGTTTCTGTCTTGTCTTTTTATTTATTTTGTTTCTCTATTAAAAAAAACAATATTTGGTTTGCTATTCTTTCTGGACTGGTTTTATCAATAGGCATTATGCTGAGTTTCTGTTTTCTGGTTATCTTGGGTTTGATAATTTGTTATGGGCTAATATGGCTTTGGATAAATAAAACACATTTAAATTACATATTAAAGAGTTTTTCAGTATTGTTTGTAGCTTTGACAGCTCTCCCTTTGTTGTTTTATCTTTTATATGACTTTAATATTATAAAATTTTTCGTGAGTATTAATGTGTTTTCAGAAAATGCGCGATTAGACATCGTTGGCAGTGAGGTCGCACGCCGAACATACTGGAAATGGCTATTATATAATCCTGTAGATTTTTCCCTGTTTATTGGTATCCCAATTTCAATGCTTTCTTTCAGAAGTATTTATAACATTATAAGGTCAAGAAAAATAAGCCCAGCCAATGTCTTCTCTGTGTCTTTTTTTATCATACTATTTTTACTTCTATTCTCTGGAATAAATCGCTCTGAGGTGGCAAGATTATGGATGTTTCTCATGCCCTTTCCTGTATTAATAGCTGCCTCGCAAATCGCACAAATAAAGATAAAAACTAGTTCTGCCTTCTTAATACTACTTTCCCTGCAGATCCTTCAAACAATAATTTTTAAGT
Proteins encoded in this region:
- a CDS encoding protein kinase; this translates as MIGQKIGQYKIIRELGSGGMGTVYEAYQESLNRHVAIKILPFHLSKDKDLVERFQREAKAVAKLNHARIVQIYDIGEHKGMYYFAMELIKGQTLTEIIKQRGALSCEDALSITFQVAEALECAHKERVIHRDIKSGNIMIDNNGHVKVTDFGIAKAVESESITLTGTIMGTPEYMSPEQAKGEKIDSRSDIYSLGIVLYEMLTGEVPFKAETPYGVMHQHINVEAKPVPEVNPDLPWEVEFIVRKCLIKDLNYRYQTATEILEDINKYRVGAFHPSPISTSSEVSTQKKGRRKLLIIVFSVIIIAIVGVILGKRFSRQTLKPSISPSSALSYQAKEQDEIEQLFSKGDRLAKEKQYSQSMMYYQKIIDNYPVTLAADNARTKITYVKKKIDEEKIETLFNCAQDMENKGEIIKAISGYQEIVIKYPDTKCAKLAKEAIKRIEEFEKTGKGVRGISEEPLTGPEKKIVMELEKLMEKDMKLMGLTMKGDPLLLENYLRQNHYEEMKRISKIVGLEAMEFTGICARIMMDEFGPPPSRDGRRPDVIEEGPMFKAGRKIKGEIEKLMEADMRLMGLAMKGDRKLLENYLLKNHYNDMKRIGKMMGLGAQEFAAHLAKEMCMGPSDRRDQPRPREDYRRRP
- a CDS encoding low molecular weight protein arginine phosphatase — protein: MQKTILFVCTGNSCRSIMAEGLLKKMLSEKGVEEYSKYKIISAGTHTVEGFPPVHLTQKIMTERDIDVSSYRSNRLTEETVNKADLVLVMTQKHKDEVFHTYSEKTGKIFLLKEFAEIEDKNPDIADPIGLSYDAYKYCMEEIEKCLIKVIKKIE
- the rpiB gene encoding ribose 5-phosphate isomerase B; translated protein: MNNKDKVAIAADHGGWHLKEILKPFLEGLGYKYADFGTSSEKAVDYPDFALVLAEAVRAGKYKKGILICGTGLGMSMSANKIPGIRAALCNDTFTARMSREHNDANILTIGGRVVKENLAKEIVKVWLQTKFSNAPRHKQRIKKIKEIESKYMRISKK
- the glyA gene encoding serine hydroxymethyltransferase, whose protein sequence is MSNLKTTDPEVAKAIYDETKRESSNLELIASENFVSDAVLEAQGSIMTNKYAEGYPHKRYYGGCEFVDVVENLAIKRAKEIFGADHANVQPHSGSQANMAVYFSMLDMGDTILGMDLSHGGHLTHGSPVNFSGKYFNIISYGVSKKTETIDYEYVEKLALEEKPKLIIAGASAYPRIIDFAAFRKIADKVNAYLMVDMAHFAGLVAAKIYPSPIPYADFVTTTTHKTLRGPRGGMILCKGKYAKQIDKMIFPGIQGGPLMHVIAAKAVAFKEAMAEGFNDYQKQIVRNAKALASELNKRDFRLVSGGTDTHLILLDLTNKCISGKDAEKALDVAGITVNKNAIPFDKQSPFITSGIRIGTPAVTTRGMKEPEMKFIAEMITKVLTNINDIDNLKQTLSIVTSLCNQFPLYANKL